In Candidatus Paceibacterota bacterium, the DNA window ATCGTCTTCTTCACCTTCTTTGTTTTCCTCTCTTTTACCCTTGATTGTTACCATGTCGCGAGTTATGGAGATTTGAAGATCGTCTGGCTTTACTCCAGCAACAATAGATTTGATTATTATTTCAGTTGGTGTTTGGTAAACATCAACAGTTAGTTGTGCGTCCTCAGCCTCTTCTTCCATCCAAGGAGCTGTGCCCTTATGGGTTCCTTTTTCGTCGTCTTGTTCAAGAGTTTCCTCGTTATCGTCATTTAAAGAAACACTCCCAGTTAATTTTTCGAAAAATGATCGTTTGTCTTTAGACATAAAGGCTTTGGTTTATTATTTATTAAAAATTTACTCTTTTATTTGTTTTATTTTTTCAAAGACAAGAAGGATTAAGACTGCGACAATCCAAAAAAATGCAAATACTCCAAGTACATTATTGTGTTCGTCATTCATTATAAAAAAATTAAACAAAGTATGCAATGCAGTTGCAGCAAATAGACCTAAAATAAGCGCAATGGTGCGAATATAACTTCTTGCATAAAAAGCAAGCCCAAGCGCTATCCCAATAAGAGCACTACCTTCTGCGTGTAGTACAGCTGCCCCAAGGAACCTAAGATTTCCAGTTATGAATCCTTCCGCCAAGTTTCCATTTTCTATCGGGTCAATTAAAAATAATGCATTTTCAGCAGCAGCGAAACCCAACGCAGCAGTAATGAGATACATCGCGCAGTCTATTGGCTCATCAAGAAAACGACTTGACCAAACAATTATGAAAAATGCTAAAAATTTTATTACCTCTTCTATGAATGCCCAAGCCGATAAGGTCTGCACACCTTCTTCGAGAAAAGATTGAACATATTGTTGAAGGGGAATGACAAACGCAACACTCAGCATCCCAACTATAAAAACGAAAGCGAGAAGTCTTTTTGGTTCAGGATTTAATTTATCTTGTCTCAACCAAAACCAAAGCCAAAATATTGCCGGCAAAACTCCACCTAATAAAGAATAAAAATAAGCATCTATGTTGGGGAGTATCATATTGGCCATTTCTCAATCATTAATATTTTATGACCTTTTGATGGTGAGTTGGGAAGTAGTTGCCAAATTGACTCTGTTACGAAGGGCATAAACGGGTGAAGCGCTTTTAATAAGTTGTGAAGTATGTTTTTAAGCATAAATGCTGTAGCGTTTATGTCATCTTGATCAGAACCACCTAAATGAGTTTTGCTTTCCTCGATTATTTTATCGGCGAAAACGTGCCAGGTATAATGATATAGTTTTTCGCCAGCTAAGTAGAAACGATAGTTTTCAATGTCCCCAGTAATTTCAGCTAAAATATTTTCAAAATCTTTCATTTGTTTAGACTGCCAGTTTCCTAGTTTTATATCTTCAGTTTTTATGTTTTCGGTATTCTCAAGAACAAAACGTGCGATGTTCCAAAGTTTGTTGCCGAAGTTTTTGTAGCCGCGTATTTTGTCCTCAGAAATTTTTGAGTCATTCCCAGGAGCAGTTCCGATGATAAGTGAGAGACGTACTGCGTCTGTGCTGAATTTAT includes these proteins:
- a CDS encoding Hsp20/alpha crystallin family protein; amino-acid sequence: MSKDKRSFFEKLTGSVSLNDDNEETLEQDDEKGTHKGTAPWMEEEAEDAQLTVDVYQTPTEIIIKSIVAGVKPDDLQISITRDMVTIKGKREENKEGEEDDYFYHELYWGSFSRTIMLPQEIEPEETEAIEKHGLLVIRLPKVDREKQTKLKVRSI
- a CDS encoding PrsW family glutamic-type intramembrane protease, yielding MANMILPNIDAYFYSLLGGVLPAIFWLWFWLRQDKLNPEPKRLLAFVFIVGMLSVAFVIPLQQYVQSFLEEGVQTLSAWAFIEEVIKFLAFFIIVWSSRFLDEPIDCAMYLITAALGFAAAENALFLIDPIENGNLAEGFITGNLRFLGAAVLHAEGSALIGIALGLAFYARSYIRTIALILGLFAATALHTLFNFFIMNDEHNNVLGVFAFFWIVAVLILLVFEKIKQIKE